Genomic segment of Agrobacterium vitis:
GCGACCGTGTCCGTACGCCTGATCGACAAGCGCACGGGCAAGACCGTTCCCGACGCCGTTATCTTCACGACGCGGATGGACATGGCTCCCGATGGCATGGAAACGATGACCACAAAGGTAGACCCGGCAACCTCCGGGGAGCCGGGCGTCTACGCCTTTACGACCAATCTTTCCATGGAAGGCGGATGGCGTTTCCAGGTCGCCGCCAAGGTCCAGGGTGAGCCTGAGACCGTCAAGGGCGAAGTCGTCCTGAAGGCTGTCCCGTGAACATCCCGCGCATCATTGCCACGCTCTCCCTCGCCGCGATCGTCGGCGGGGGAGGCTATTGGGCCGGGAAGTACGATGTCGGTGCATTTTTTCAGGGGGGCGTCAAAGGGACCGGGATGGCCGCCGAGGCGGAACCGCGACGCGAAGGAACGGGAGCGGTGATCTATTACCGCCATCCGGACGGGTTGGCCGAATACTCCGCCACGCCAAAGAACACCGATGACGGGCGGCTATTCGTTCCTGTTCGAGCAAGCGAGGACATCAGCCTCGGCCCAAGCGGAGCCGTCGCGCCGTCACCCGATACGGCATCCGTCTCACTCGAGCGTAAAATCTTGTACTACCGCAACCCCATGGGGCTTCCCGACACGTCCAAGGTTCCGAAGAAGGATTCAATGGGGATGGACTATCTTCCCGTCTATGACGGCGACGTCAGCGACAGTTCAACGGTGAAGGTCCCTCTCGGTAAACTCCAGCGGACGGGGGTGAGGACTGCGCTGGCCGAAGTGACAACCGTCAGCCGGAAAATCCGAGTACCCGGGACAGTCACATTGGACGAGCGTAGGTGAGCATCATTTCGATGCGGGCAGATGCCTTCGTGGAGGACGTGGCGAATGTCACGACCGGCGATGCGATCACGAAGGGCGAAAACCTCTTTCAGTTCTATTCAAAGGAGATCGCCACCGCCGGAGCGGAATACGCAGCCGAGATGCGCAACGGGGCAAAGTCCAACCCTGACTCCGGGGCGGCGCTTCGTTTGAAAAATCTGGGCGTGCCCACGGCAACGATCGGCAGCATCGCGAGCGAGAGGAAAGTGCCGCAAAGTATCGCTTACACGTCGCCGCGTGACGGCGTCGTGCTCGAGCGTATGGCTGTGAGCGGCATGATGGCCGAGGCTGGCGACATTCTTTTTCGCATCGCAGACGTGTCCAGGGTCTGGGTAATCGCCGACGTGCCGGAATATGAGCTAAGCGCGGTCCGCAAGGGAGCCGTCGTTTCCGTGATCGTCCGCAATCTGCCCGGTACGACATTCAAGGGGACGGTCGATCTCATCTATCCCGAGGTCCAGATGCAGACCCGGACGACGAAGGTCAGGATCGAGCTTCCGAACCCTAGCGGCCAACTGATGTCCAACATGTATGCCGAGGTCGAGATCGAAGCCGGATCTGGAAACCCAGTCGTCGCCGTTCCCAACAGTTCGGTCATTGACACGGGCGACCGCCAGCTCGTCTTCATCGATAAGGGCGAGGGCAGGTTCGAACCGATGAACGTCGCGCTGGGTGTCCGAGGTGAGGACATGACCGAGATCACCAAAGGGATCGCCGCTGGCGACCGTGTGGTCGTGTCGGCCAACTTCCTGCTGGACGCCGAAAGCAACCTGAACGCCGCGTTGAGCGCGCTGACAGCGGATGAGGTGAAACCATGATTGCCAACATTATCTCATGGTCCGCCCGCAACTTGGTCCTCATCTTCGTCGGCGCTACTCTTTCCATCGCGGGCGGCGTCTATGCGTTGCGCACGCTTCCGCTCGATGCCATCCCCGACCTCTCAGACGTCCAGGTCATCGTGTTCACCGACTATCCCGGCCAGGCTCCGCAGGTAGTCGAGGATCAGGTCACCTATCCGCTGACGACCTCGATGCTGACCGTGCCGAAGTCTAAGGTCGTCCGTGGGTTCTCGTTCTTCGGCGTGTCCTTCGTCTACGTGATTTTCGAGGACGGAACCGACCCCTACTGGGCACGCAGCCGCGTGCTCGAATATCTGAACGCGGCCGCGAGCCGCCTGCCGGACGGGGTGTCACCGAGCCTCGGTCCCGATGCGACGGGTGTGGGCTGGGTTTACCAATACGCCGTCGTCGCCAAGGAACTGTCGCTGGCCGAACTTCGGTCGCTTCAGGACTGGGTCGTGCGCTTTGCCGTCTCCAAATCCGAGGGCGTTGCCGAGGTGGCCAGTGTAGGCGGCTTCGTCAAGCAGTACTCCATCGTCGTTGACCCGGCCCGCCTGAAGGCCCAGAGCGTCTCGCTTTCCGATATCGCCAACGCGGTCCGCTCCAGCAACCGCGACGTCGGTGGGCGCACGATCGAGCTTTCCGAGTTCGAGTTCATGGTCCGGGGCAAGGGCTACCTGCAGGGCATCAAGGACATCGAGAACATCGTCCTCAAGACGAATGCGGGGGTTCCGCTGCGTCTGTCCGACGTGGCCAGGGTCGAACTGGTCCCAGACGAGCGGCGCGGCATCACCGAACTGAACGGCGAGGGCGAGGTCGCCAGCGGGATCGTCCTTCAGCGAGACGGAGCCAACGCGCTGACCGTTATCGAAAACGCCAAGGAAAGCTTGGCGGCGGTACAAAACAGTCTCCCGGCAGGTACCGAGATCAAGCCCGTTTACGATCGCTCGACGCTGATAGAAGCGGCAATCGAAACCCTCAAAGCCACGCTCATCGAGGAGTCGATCGTGGTCGCCCTGGTGACGATCGCGTTCCTCTTGCACGTTCGCAGCGCGCTTGTGGCGATCATCATGTTGCCTATCGGCATCCTGATGGCGTTCATGGCGATGCGTGCGCTCGGCCTCGGTTCGAACATTATGAGCCTGGGCGGTATCGCCATCGCCATCGGCGCGATGATCGACGCGGCCATCGTCATGATCGAGAACGCCCACAAACATCTCGAGCGTGCGCCACCGGGCAAGCCTCGAACCGAGGTCCTGATCGAAGCGGCGAGCGAAGTCGGCCCCGCGCTGTTCTTCAGCCTGCTGATCATCACCGTGTCGTTCCTGCCGATCTTCACGCTGGAATCGCAGGAGGGCCGCCTGTTCGGGCCACTCGCCTTCACCAAGACGTTCGCCATGGCGGCCGCCGCGCTGCTGTCGATCACGCTTGTCCCGGCACTGATGATCCTGTTCGTCCGGGGCCGCATTGTCCCGGAACACAAGAACCCCCTCAACCGACTGCTGATCTGGATATACCGCCCGGTGATCGCTGGCGTCCTGAAGGCCAAGAGCCTTACGATCCTGGCGGCTATCGTAATCCTCGCCGTGACCGTCTGGCCCGTCCAGCACATCGGCAGCGAGTTCATGCCCAGTCTCGACGAAGGTACGCTGATGTACATGCCGACAACGCTGCCCGGCCTGTCGGTGACAAAGGCTGCCGAACTGATGCAGACGCAGGACCGGATCATCAAGTCGTTCCCGGAAGTCGAGACTGTGTTCGGCAAAGCGGGGCGCGCGCTGACGGCGACCGATCCGGCTCCGACGGAGATGTTCGAGACGATCATCACCCTCAAGCCGAAATCCGAATGGCGACCGGGTGTCACCTCCGACAGTCTCAAGCAGGAAATGGACGCTGCCCTCCAGTTCCCTGGCGTCTCCAATGCCTGGACCATGCCGATCCGCGCCCGCATCGACATGCTGTCCACGGGGATCAGGACACCCGTCGGCGTCAAGGTATATGGCACCGAGCTGAAGGAGATGGAGAAGGTCGCCCGTGACATCGAGACAGTCCTCAAGACCGTTCCCGGAACGTCCAGCGCCTACGCCGAGCGTGTTATCGGCGGATACTATCTCGACATCATCCCTGACCGCATGGCTCTGGGGCGCTACGGACTTTCCATCGACGACGTCCAGGACGTGATCGGGATGGCTCTAGGGTCCGAGGTCGTGACCTCGACTGTCGAGGGCAGGGAGCGGTATGGCGTCGCCATCCGTTACCCAAGGGCGTTCCGAAGCGATCCACAATCCATCGCCAGTGACGTCCAGGTCTCCTTGCCGGGTGGCGGTACGGTACCGCTCGGCGAGGTCGCTAAAGTTAAGCTCACCCGGGGTGCGACGACCATACGGACCGAGAACGGCCAGCTAGCCGTCTATATCTTCGTCGATATCGCCAATCGGGACCTCGGGGGTTACGTAGCGGAAGCCCAGGCTTCCGTTGCAGCAAGCGTCGAGATGCCTCCAGGATATTCCGTCGCCTGGAGCGGCCAGTTCGAGTATCTCGAACGGGCGAAGGCCCGGCTGATGATCGTCGTCCCGCTGACGCTCGCGCTGATCTTCCTGCTGCTCTACCTCAATTTCAAGGCGCTGACCGAGACGCTGATTGTCATGCTGTCCCTGCCGTTCGCTCTGGTCGGCGGCATCTGGATGATGTGGTGGCTGAGCTTCAACGCCTCTGTCGCCGTGGCAGTCGGCTTCATCGCGCTCGCTGGCGTCGCAGCCGAGACCGGGGTGATCATGCTGATCTATCTCGACCACGCTCTCAGGGACGAGAGGGCGAAATGCGAAGTCGAGGGCAGGATATTCGGACGGCAAGACCTCAACAGGGCTATCATGTTTGGAGCTGTCGAACGGGTGCGTCCCAAGATGATGACCGTCGTCGCGATCATGGCGGGCCTGGTACCGATCCTTTGGAGCACGGGTGCGGGGTCGGAGATCATGCAACGGATTGCCGTGCCGATGATCGGCGGAATGGTATCGTCCACATTGCTAACGCTAATCGTTATCCCCGCCGTCTACGGGCTGGTCAAGGGCTACGGATTGACGGGTGCGCGCGAGGAAAAGCAAGTCCCGGCATCCTTGGCCGCAAATCGGATTTGAGAGGGAGAACCACGATGAAAAGAAGAGAATTCCTCTGGACACTGGCAGCCATCGGAGCATTGCCCGTTGTCGGAAAGGCGCGGGCAGCCGGCGAAAGCATGGTTGTCTATAAGGACCCGAACTGCGGCTGCTGCCGTGCCTGGGCCGACGCGATGACGAAAGCCGGGTTTGCCGTGAAGGCTGAAGACGTGGACGACATCAATGTGGTGAAGGACCGCTTTAAAGTCCCTGGCGATCTGCGGGGCTGCCACACCGCAGTCGTTGCCGGATACTACTTGGAGGGCCACGTTCCGCTGGAGGCGGTGACGAGACTGCTCGCGGAGAAGCCTGATATCGCGGGTCTCGCCGTACCGGGCATGCCTTTAGGGTCGTTGGGAATGGGGGGCAGCCCCAGCGCGTCGTACGACGTCATGTCCGTTGGGAAGGACGGCGCTAGCACGCTTTACCAGGCGGTCAGGTCAAAAGGCTAGTTTCTCGTAACTTCGCCTGACGCAATATATGCTCGCGAAGACGCCAGCGCAGCAGTCGCCGCCGCGCCGCCCCATCAGGGTGGCTCAAAGATACCGAAAGTGAATGCGGTTGCTTCAGCTAACAGCCTTCGCGGACTAACATGCGATATCCAGGGAGACACGGAAACCACGATTCGCATTTTCATCGGTCGGCATGTGATGCTCATCACCTTCAGTTCCTGCTATGCGTGCCGGTCGATCGTTCGATGTCGCCGGTGTTGAGAAAATCGAGCAACCGCTGACCGTTGACGATCGTCAGGTTCGGGTTCGCGGCTGCAACATCCTTCGCGCCGGCGCCCGTCCGTCCGGTATGGATGAAGATCCCGCTGCAGTCCCGTGCAGCGAGGACAGCGCTGAAGGCCGCCACATGAGCGCGGTTGATGTGTTTGCCGTATCGCTTTGCCTGTAAAAGGTACGTTTCTCCCTCGATAACCACCGAACCATCCAGCCCGCCATCACCGCTATAGGACGCGTTGCGCCGAACGACATGGCCGCGCCGCTCAAAAGCCTCGAGCAAAAGTTCCTCGAATGTCAGGGGATCGATCTTGCGAAGGTAAGCCAAGCGCTGCGGCATTAGCGGAATGGTGTTGATCTTTGCCAGAACGCGGCGGGCCTGGTCCTGCTTGCGGCGGTGACGTCGCTCCTTGGCCTTCGGCCGGAGCAGCCGTCGCAACAGCAGAGCGGCCGCAAAAAGCGCGAGCGCGGCCGCAAGGATCATTATCTCAGAGGGCTGCATGCAGCCCTGCCCTACGGACGCCTGCGGCGGCTTTCCCTGTTATGGTCTGTGCGATGACTGCCAAGTGTTGCTCAACCCTCGCCGCTGCGGTCGCGGCCCCCATCCAACGCCAACCCAATGAGACCGAAATAGAGGCGCGGCTTACGCCGCGCCCCTATCTCAGCGGCCCGCCGTGGGTGTCGGTTTTTTCTCCATCGAGACAACCAGCTTGAAAATCCGCTCAAGACCTTCCGTGTCGAGCTGTCGGATTTCTGAGATCGTATTTTGCAGGAGCCGGGAATGTTCCTGATTTTCGCCCCATAGATGGGGAGCGGCAGGGGCTAGGATTTCCTCTGGCGTGGCGTCCAGAACTTCGCAGAGATGAATTAGCCGGGAGACGGTCAGTCGGGAAACACTCGTTTCGTACCGATGATAGACCGCGTTACTCAAGCCAAGCAGGGGAGCGATTTTAGAACGTGACAAGGACCGTTTATCGCGGGCCTCCCGAATGCTCGTACTGATTTTGTCGTAGAGTTCCGCATTCAGATGGACTTTGCCGTGATAGGGCTTCCGATAGACCGGCTTTTCAAGATCAGGATCCTGGACCAGCTGTAGGCCGAGTTGTTCAACCCAGTTTTCTATCGTTGGACCTGCCATGGTTTTACCGCGCTGTAATTTCTAAGCCTGATTCTTTGTTACCGAATTGGCTATGTGATAGGAACCCAGAAACATAGGTTTTCGGCTAAATTTGGCGCATCGCTTCGCGACCCCGCTCTATGCCTTCGGCACGGAGCCGCTGGAAATGCGTCTCCGCCCTGCGGGTAACGATCGCTTGCGCAGCGCGGCGGTCGCCGCGAAACAAATAATGATTTGCGCCATATTGGGCTATTCACTGGCATTTACAGTTTGATCGCAAGATACCATATTGCATCAAACCGGTCAGGTTGTGACAGGACACTAGCCCGTTCTGCCATGCCGGCAGGGGGCCGCTCTGCCTCGAAACAGGGCGGCCCCTTTTTATTTCTGGGGTACCAACGTCGTGGATATTTTCATTCCAGCAGTCATCGCTTTGGCCGGTTACGTATGGCTCGTGTTGAGAGCGAACCGAACCTTCCACGCCATTCGCAAGGAGCGGTTCGAGCAGACAAATCCCGCTGGCGTTCTGCAATTCGACACCTACGAAGAGTTGCGCAAATTCGAGAGCCGCGAAGCCAGCAATCAATTCTGGATCAACGTCGCCGCCGTGCCTGGCGGCGTTATTCCGCTGGCCGCTATTCTCGCCATCATCGCGTCGATCGCTGAGATGTCCTCCTGAAGAACCCTTCCGCGTGGGTAGATCAACGGTGACACCTTCGGTGTCCTGCTTGCTGGATGAGGGAAAGAGGAGCGCTGCCCTCTCTCCCTCGCAAGCGAAAAAACGGTATCCCCGTCCTTCCTTCGCGCTTTGCGCTCCGTGCAGGATCGCCGCTTACGCGCCGACCCTCCGTCTTCGCCTTCGGGCGGGCGAACCCCCTCCGTTTTATTCCCTTGCCACCCTCTCTCCCGCTGCTCCGCGCGAACTCGGGAGCAGGAGCGGGGCTCCTGCCCACGAGGGGCATGAGAAGACCGCTTCGCGGAAATGGAAGGGCTAGACATGACCAAAGCAGCAACCGTTTACCTGTTGGACCCGGAGGCCGGGACCATTCAAACCGTCGAGATCGATGCGCGCAGCGCCTTTGCTCAAACCTACACCTTGATTGGATGCGAGCTGGTTCAGGTGGTGCCGTTCGATAGCCACCATGTGCTCGTCATCGATGAGGACGGGTTACAGGACGGACTAACATCCTTCACCATCGCAGATGGATACCGGCAGCCATTGGCCGGGAAAATTGTCCTTGTCGGTGCACAAAACGGCGAACACTTCACGCCTCTCCAAATCACCATCGAAGACGCCGCCAAGCGGTTCACCGTCTGCAAGCCGGTGCTTGATCCGGTTTTTGCGTCAATCGATGAGACGACCATGAAGGGGGTTATCCTTGCCGGATTTCTGACCGGCCTGCAAACGCGGATCACTCGCACCATGCCCACCGTCAAGGTGGGAGTGAAGAAATGAGCATCACCATTGCATTCTTCGAGCGGGAAGCCGCCGACCGCGTTTTGGAAATCGTAGCAGACACCTTCGCCGCCAAGATCGCGGCGAAGGACATCGAGCATAATTTCAGCTGGCTCACCCACTCGCCCGAACGTCGCGCAGACCGCGAACTTGAGGCGCTGGCCCAGCGGCTGAACGATTTTGCCAACTATGCCATGGACCTTTGGACGGAGGCCGCGACCCCTATTCCCGGTCCCGAAATCGAGGCTTTCACGCGACGGCACATTGACGTCACCCGCAAATATTGGGCAGCGGAAAGCCGTTGCGCCAACTGGATGATAACCGGCCCTGCCCGCTTTCCCGTTGCTCGCAACGAAAAGCGCATGCGGGTTTCCGACGCCCGCCGTGCCGATATCGCCGCCCATGCGGAAAATGCCCGCAAGGCAATCAGGCGCAAGGCATACCCGCACAGAGCGGACGGTGAGCCGATCCGCTCCGGCGACCCCGAAGCATTTCAGCGGATCGCATCGCGCATCGAGGACCTGGCCTTGTCCATCGACAGGATGAAACGCGCCAACGCCATTATTCACCGGATGGAAAACGACCATGCCAGCGAAGCCGACATATTGGCTCGCGTGGTGTCGGAGACCGGCTTGCAGGAAGAGCAGGCGGCACGGGGCATTGCGCCGTGGCAGAGCAGGCGCGGCTTTTGCACCACCAACACCCGCGCCGAGCTTCGCCGCATGCAGCAGCGCCTAGCGCGCCTCGTGGCGATGAAGAAGCGCGGCGACAGGTCGGAGGAAGTCGAGACGGAGGCGGGAGCCGTGGAGGTGAAGGAAAACACCGAAATAGCCCGCATCCAGATGATTTTTCCCGGCAAACCCGACGAGGAAGCCCGCCGCATCCTCAA
This window contains:
- a CDS encoding FixH family protein — protein: MRNFTFNARSPLFAGAFLLGTANASLAGAQDYEFQAVQTEIKQGPAATVSVRLIDKRTGKTVPDAVIFTTRMDMAPDGMETMTTKVDPATSGEPGVYAFTTNLSMEGGWRFQVAAKVQGEPETVKGEVVLKAVP
- a CDS encoding efflux RND transporter permease subunit, producing the protein MIANIISWSARNLVLIFVGATLSIAGGVYALRTLPLDAIPDLSDVQVIVFTDYPGQAPQVVEDQVTYPLTTSMLTVPKSKVVRGFSFFGVSFVYVIFEDGTDPYWARSRVLEYLNAAASRLPDGVSPSLGPDATGVGWVYQYAVVAKELSLAELRSLQDWVVRFAVSKSEGVAEVASVGGFVKQYSIVVDPARLKAQSVSLSDIANAVRSSNRDVGGRTIELSEFEFMVRGKGYLQGIKDIENIVLKTNAGVPLRLSDVARVELVPDERRGITELNGEGEVASGIVLQRDGANALTVIENAKESLAAVQNSLPAGTEIKPVYDRSTLIEAAIETLKATLIEESIVVALVTIAFLLHVRSALVAIIMLPIGILMAFMAMRALGLGSNIMSLGGIAIAIGAMIDAAIVMIENAHKHLERAPPGKPRTEVLIEAASEVGPALFFSLLIITVSFLPIFTLESQEGRLFGPLAFTKTFAMAAAALLSITLVPALMILFVRGRIVPEHKNPLNRLLIWIYRPVIAGVLKAKSLTILAAIVILAVTVWPVQHIGSEFMPSLDEGTLMYMPTTLPGLSVTKAAELMQTQDRIIKSFPEVETVFGKAGRALTATDPAPTEMFETIITLKPKSEWRPGVTSDSLKQEMDAALQFPGVSNAWTMPIRARIDMLSTGIRTPVGVKVYGTELKEMEKVARDIETVLKTVPGTSSAYAERVIGGYYLDIIPDRMALGRYGLSIDDVQDVIGMALGSEVVTSTVEGRERYGVAIRYPRAFRSDPQSIASDVQVSLPGGGTVPLGEVAKVKLTRGATTIRTENGQLAVYIFVDIANRDLGGYVAEAQASVAASVEMPPGYSVAWSGQFEYLERAKARLMIVVPLTLALIFLLLYLNFKALTETLIVMLSLPFALVGGIWMMWWLSFNASVAVAVGFIALAGVAAETGVIMLIYLDHALRDERAKCEVEGRIFGRQDLNRAIMFGAVERVRPKMMTVVAIMAGLVPILWSTGAGSEIMQRIAVPMIGGMVSSTLLTLIVIPAVYGLVKGYGLTGAREEKQVPASLAANRI
- a CDS encoding DUF411 domain-containing protein codes for the protein MKRREFLWTLAAIGALPVVGKARAAGESMVVYKDPNCGCCRAWADAMTKAGFAVKAEDVDDINVVKDRFKVPGDLRGCHTAVVAGYYLEGHVPLEAVTRLLAEKPDIAGLAVPGMPLGSLGMGGSPSASYDVMSVGKDGASTLYQAVRSKG
- a CDS encoding restriction endonuclease, encoding MQPSEIMILAAALALFAAALLLRRLLRPKAKERRHRRKQDQARRVLAKINTIPLMPQRLAYLRKIDPLTFEELLLEAFERRGHVVRRNASYSGDGGLDGSVVIEGETYLLQAKRYGKHINRAHVAAFSAVLAARDCSGIFIHTGRTGAGAKDVAAANPNLTIVNGQRLLDFLNTGDIERSTGTHSRN
- a CDS encoding helix-turn-helix domain-containing protein, producing the protein MAGPTIENWVEQLGLQLVQDPDLEKPVYRKPYHGKVHLNAELYDKISTSIREARDKRSLSRSKIAPLLGLSNAVYHRYETSVSRLTVSRLIHLCEVLDATPEEILAPAAPHLWGENQEHSRLLQNTISEIRQLDTEGLERIFKLVVSMEKKPTPTAGR
- a CDS encoding DUF3846 domain-containing protein; amino-acid sequence: MTKAATVYLLDPEAGTIQTVEIDARSAFAQTYTLIGCELVQVVPFDSHHVLVIDEDGLQDGLTSFTIADGYRQPLAGKIVLVGAQNGEHFTPLQITIEDAAKRFTVCKPVLDPVFASIDETTMKGVILAGFLTGLQTRITRTMPTVKVGVKK